In Primulina huaijiensis isolate GDHJ02 chromosome 6, ASM1229523v2, whole genome shotgun sequence, a single window of DNA contains:
- the LOC140979754 gene encoding uncharacterized protein: MATEEVNLAAIIKNPSNNAEFILVKQEPPPKFNDPEYDSYQDSDLWDLPSVQLKLILDKPSSTSPRVQIEVEGSSRNFCSLNQFDFDSALDQILGQVAFEIANEVKWKFLKLVEEPEFGPGISVKTVYLVGELELHDGKLKGFCKWMSTESCVAKLLEVRPNSERVGPLVVLGSDGILNRSMQSSKLNIPPTLKSQEYPPGVKLIPMASRTVKPFCTTNLIVFFPETSSDGSHGDGFIACGEALVVDPGCKSALYKELEQIVAALPRKLVVFVTHHHSDHVDGLKIIQKCNPDATLLAHENTFGRIRKDDWSLGYVPVLGSEEICIGGQSLRLISAPGHTDGHMALLHVSTNSLIIGDHCVGQGSAVLDAASGGNMSDYFQTSYNLMDLSPHALIPMHGRVNMWPKHMLCGNLKNRRSRESTILKAINDGARTLFDIVSYTYADVDRRVWFHASSNVKLHVEHLAQQNKLPEEFSMQMFQSSCGFKFVSQWMGSYLCNGLTVKIRQLRTGEVVGVGVVVIAIAAAMYSVRVIPKSK, from the exons ATGGCCACCGAAGAAGTGAACCTTGCAGCGATCATCAAGAATCCATCAAACAACGCCGAGTTCATTCTTGTAAAGCAAGAGCCACCCCCGAAATTCAATGACCCTGAGTATGATTCTTATCAAGATTCGGACCTCTGGGACTTGCCTTCTGTGcaattaaaattaattcttGACAAACCATCGAGTACTTCTCCAAGGGTTCAGATTGAAGTCGAGGGCTCTTCAAGAAACTTCTGTTCCTTGAATCAATTTGACTTTGATTCAGCTCTTGATCAG ATTCTGGGACAAGTTGCGTTTGAGATAGCCAATGAGGTTAAGTGGAAGTTCTTAAAGCTTGTAGAGGAGCCTGAATTTGGACCTGGAATTTCTGTGAAAACTGTTTATCTTGTTGGAGAATTGGAACTTCATGATGGGAAATTAAAAG GTTTCTGTAAGTGGATGAGCACGGAAAGTTGTGTTGCTAAGCTTCTAGAAGTGAGGCCTAATAGTGAACGTGTAGGGCCGTTAGTTGTTCTTGGTTCAGATGGCATTCTGAACCGGTCAATGCAATCTTCAAAGCTGAACATTCCTCCCACCTTGAAATCTCAG GAATATCCTCCTGGAGTTAAACTTATTCCCATGGCAAGCAGAACAGTGAAGCCTTTCTGCACCACAAACTTGATTGTATTTTTTCCTGAGACTAGTAGTGATGGAAGTCATGGTGATGGTTTTATTGCGTGTGGAGAAGCACTTGTTGTAGATCCTGGATGCAAATCTGCTTTATACAAAGAG CTTGAGCAAATTGTTGCTGCGCTCCCACGAAAGTTAGTTGTGTTTGTTACCCATCATCATAGTGATCACGTCGATG GTCTCAAAATCATTCAGAAGTGCAATCCTGATGCGACTCTCTTGGCTCATGAAAATACTTTTGGCCGAATTAGAAAAG ATGATTGGTCTCTTGGGTATGTCCCAGTCCTTGGATCTGAAGAAATATGTATTGGTGGTCAATCTTTGAGACTCATTTCTGCTCCA gGGCACACAGATGGTCATATGGCTCTTCTTCATGTCAGTACAAACTCATTGATAATTGGCGATCACTGTGTAGG TCAAGGAAGTGCGGTCTTGGATGCTGCTTCTGGGGGAAATATGAGT GATTATTTCCAAACATCGTACAACTTGATGGATCTCTCCCCACATGCATTGATTCCCATGCATGGTAGAGTTAATATGTGGCCGAAACACATGCTCTGTGGGAATCTCAA GAACCGAAGAAGCAGAGAATCTACCATTTTGAAGGCTATAAATGATGGAGCAAGAACTTTGTTCGACATAGTTTCATATACGTATGCTGATGTTGATCGTAGAGTCTGGTTTCATGCTTCATCAAATGTAAAACTCCATGTTGAACATCTTGCCCAACAGAATAAACTACCTGAG GAATTCTCGATGCAGATGTTTCAATCTAGTTGTGGGTTTAAATTCGTATCACAGTGGATGGGATCATATCTGTGTAATGGATTGACTGTTAAGATTCGCCAGCTGCGGACCGGTGAAGTTGTGGGCGTCGGAGTGGTGGTGATCGCCATTGCTGCTGCTATGTACTCTGTTCGAGTTATACCAAAGTCCAAATAA